A single Drosophila miranda strain MSH22 chromosome XR, D.miranda_PacBio2.1, whole genome shotgun sequence DNA region contains:
- the LOC108151050 gene encoding spectrin alpha chain isoform X2, with the protein MENFTPKEVKILETVEDIQERREQVLSRYNEFKIETRQKREKLEDSRRFQYFKRDADELESWIHEKLQAASEESYRDPTNLQAKIQKHQAFEAEVSAHSNAIVSLDNTGQEMINQQHFASETIQRRLDELHQLWELLLSRLAEKGLKLQQALVLVQFLRQCEEVMFWIKDKETFVTADEFGQDLEHVEVLQRKFDEFQKDMASQEYRVTEVNQLADKLIQDGHPERDTITKRKEELNEAWQRLKQLAIVRQEKLFGAHEIQRFNRDADETVAWIAEKDVVLSSDDYGRDLASVQALQRKHEGVERDLAALEDKVSTLGAEAQRLCSIHADHSDQIRDKQSEIANYWQSLTAKARERKQKLDESYYLHRFLADFRDLVSWINGMKAIISADELAKDVAGAEALLERHQEHKGEIDAREDSFKLTTESGQKLLEREHYAAAEIQEKLGALENDKSSLLSLWEDRRILYEQCMDLQLFYRDTEQADTWMAKQEAFLANEDLGDSLDSVEALIKKHEDFEKSLAAQEEKIKALDIFATKLIDGQHYAADDVAQRRQMLLARRTALQEKSAKRRQLLEDSNRYQQFERDCDETKGWISEKLKFATDDSYLDPTNLNGKMQKHQNFEHELNANKSRIEDITNVGTELIEKQHYAADQINTRMQEIVVLWETLVQASDKKGCKLNEACQQQQFNRTIEDIELWLSEIEGQLLSEDHGKDLTSVQNLQKKHALLEADVMAHQDRIESIKVAANKFIESGHFDADNIRNKEGNLSARYAALAAPMSERKQHLSDSLHVQQLFRDLEDEAAWIREKEPIAASTNRGRDLIGVQNLIKKHQAVLAEINNHEARLLNVISSGDNMLKDQPFASDDIRQRLEALQEQWNNLKERSNQRKQDLDDSLQAHQYFADANEAESWMREKEPIATGSDYGKDEDSSEALLKKHEALVSDLEAFGNTIQALQEQAKNCRQQETPVVDITGKECVVALYDYTEKSPREVSMKKGDVLTLLNSNNKDWWKVEVNDRQGFVPAAYIKKIEAGLSASQQNLVDNHSIAKRQNQINSQYDNLLALARERQNKLNETVKAYVLVREAADLAQWIRDKENHAQIADVVGEDLEEVEVLQKKFDDFNDDLKANEVRLANMNEIAVQLTSLGQTEAALKIQTQMQDLNEKWNNLQTLTTEKASQLGSAHEVQRFHRDIDETKDWIAEKANALNNDDLGKDLRSVQTLQRKHEGVERDLAALRDKIRQLDETANRLMQSHPDTAEQTYAKQKEINEMWDQIITKSTARKEKLLDSYDLQRFLSDYRDLLAWINSMMSLVTSDELANDVTGAEALIERHQAQRAEIEFTLGSSVPAVTGTATATGASTASIASPASGDEEHRTEIDARAGTFGAFEQFGNELLQANHYASPEIKEQIEDLAKAREDLEKAWTERRLQLEQNLDLQLYMRDCELAESWMSAREAFLNADDDANAGGNVEALIKKHEDFDKAINGHEQKIAALQTVADQLIAQNHYASTAVDEKRKQVLERWRHLKEGLIEKRSRLGDEQTLQQFSRDADEIENWIAEKLQLATEESYKDPANIQSKHQKHQAFEAELAANADRIQSVLAMGGNLIDKKQCSGSEDAVQKRLTQIADQWEYLTHKTTEKSLKLKEANKQRTYIAAVKDLDFWLGEVESLLTTEDSGKDLASVQNLMKKHQLVEADIVAHEDRIKDMNNQADSLVESGQFDTAGIQEKRQSINERYERICNLAAHRQARLNEALTLHQFFRDIADEESWIKEKKLLVGSDDYGRDLTGVQNLKKKHKRLEAELASHEPAIQAVQEAGEKLMDVSNLGVPEIEQRLKALNQAWAELKNLAATRGQKLDESLTYQQFLAQVEEEEAWITEKQQLLSVEDYGDSMAAVQGLLKKHDAFETDFTAHKDRCSLICDQGSELVEAKNHHGDSIAQRCQQLRNKLENLNALAARRKGALLDNSAYLQFMWKADVVESWIDDKENYVRSDEFGRDLSTVQTLLTKQETFDAGLNAFEQEGIHNITALKDQLINASHAQSPAILKRHGDVIARWQSLRDASDTRKQRLLAMQEQFRQIEELYLTFAKKASAFNSWFENAEEDLTDPVRCNSIEEIRALRDAHAQFQASLSSAEADFKALAALDQKIKSFNVGPNPYTWFTMEALEETWRNLQKIIEERDGELAKEAKRQEENDKLRKEFAKHANLFHQWLTETRTSMMEGSGSLEQQLDALRVKATEVRARRVDLKKIEELGALLEEHLILDNRYTEHSTVGLAQQWDQLDQLSMRMQHNLEQQIQARNHSGVSEDSLKEFSMMFKHFDKDKSGKLNHQEFKSCLRALGYDLPMVEEGQPDPEFEAILDVVDPNRDGYVSLQEYIAFMISKETENVQSYEEIENAFRAITAADRPYVTKEELYCNLTKDMADYCVQRMKPFSEPRSGQPIKDALDYIDFTRTLFQN; encoded by the exons ATGGAGAATTTTACACCGAAGGAGGTGAAAATCCTCGAGACCGTCGAGGACATCCAGGAGCGTCGTGAGCAGGTTCTCTCGCGCTACAACGAGTTCAAGATCGAGACCCGTCAGAAGCGCGAGAAGCTCGAGGATTCGCGGCGCTTTCAGTACTTTAAGCGGGATGCCGACGAGCTGGAGTCCTGGATCCATGAGAAGCTGCAAGCGGCCAGCGAGGAGAGCTATCGCGATCCCACCAACCTGCAGGCCAAGATCCAGAAGCATCAGGCGTTCGAGGCCGAGGTCTCGGCGCATAGCAATGCCATCGTGTCGCTGGACAACACCGGCCAGGAGATGATCAATCAGCAGCACTTTGCCTCCGAGACTATTCAGCGGCGACTGGATGAGCTCCATCAGCTGTGGGAGCTGCTGCTCAGCCGCCTGGCTGAGAAGGGTCTGAAGCTGCAGCAGGCTCTGGTGCTAGTGCAGTTCCTGCGCCAGTGCGAGGAGGTCATGTTCTGGATCAAAGACAAGGAGACCTTTGTCACGGCCGATGAGTTCGGCCAGGATCTGGAGCACGTGGAGGTCCTGCAGCGCAAGTTCGACGAATTCCAGAAGGACATGGCCTCGCAGGAGTACCGTGTAACCGAAGTGAACCAGCTGGCCGACAAACTCATCCAGGATGGCCACCCCGAGCGCGACACCATCACCAAGCGCAAGGAGGAGCTCAACGAGGCCTGGCAGCGGCTCAAGCAGCTGGCCATCGTGCGCCAGGAGAAGCTCTTCGGTGCCCACGAGATCCAGCGCTTCAACCGAGATGCCGATGAGACTGTCGCCTGGATCGCCGAGAAGGATGTGGTCCTCTCCTCCGACGACTATGGCCGCGACTTGGCCAGCGTTCAGGCCCTGCAGCGCAAGCACGAGGGCGTAGAGCGCGATCTGGCTGCCCTCGAGGACAAGGTGTCAACCCTGGGCGCTGAGGCCCAGCGTCTGTGCTCCATCCATGCGGATCACAGCGATCAGATCCGCGACAAGCAATCGGAGATCGCCAATTACTGGCAGAGTCTGACGGCCAAGGCCCGCGAACGCAAGCAGAAGCTGGACGAGTCCTACTATCTGCATCGCTTCCTCGCCGATTTCCGCGACCTGGTGTCGTGGATCAACGGCATGAAGGCCATTATCTCGGCCGATGAGCTGGCCAAGGATGTGGCTGGGGCCGAGGCCCTGCTGGAGCGTCACCAAGAGCACAAGGGCGAAATCGATGCCCGCGAGGACAGCTTCAAGCTAACCACCGAGTCCGGCCAAAAGCTGCTGGAGCGCGAGCACTACGCCGCCGCCGAGATCCAAGAGAAGCTGGGCGCCCTGGAGAACGACAAGAGCTCGCTGCTGTCCCTGTGGGAGGATCGCCGCATCCTGTACGAGCAGTGCATGGATCTGCAGCTCTTCTACCGCGACACCGAGCAGGCAGACACCTGGATGGCCAAGCAGGAGGCATTCCTGGCCAATGAGGATCTGGGCGACTCGCTCGACTCGGTGGAGGCTCTGATCAAGAAGCACGAGGACTTTGAAAAGAGTCTGGCCGCCCAAGAGGAGAAGATTAAGGCCCTGGATATTTTCGCCACCAAGCTGATCGATGGCCAGCACTATGCTGCCGACGATGTGGCCCAGCGTCGCCAGATGCTGTTGGCCCGCCGTACCGCACTCCAGGAAAAGTCGGCAAAGAGGCGACAGCTGCTGGAGGACTCGAACAGATACCAGCAATTCGAGCGGGACTGCGACGAGACCAAGGGCTGGATCAGCGAGAAGCTGAAGTTTGCCACAGACGACAGCTACCTGGACCCCACCAATCTGAACGGAAAGATGCAGAAGCATCAGAATTTCGAGCACGAGCTGAACGCCAACAAGTCACGTATCGAGGACATCACCAATGTGGGCACGGAACTGATCGAGAAGCAGCACTACGCCGCCGATCAGATCAACACGCGCATGCAGGAGATTGTGGTACTCTGGGAGACGCTCGTTCAGGCCTCCGACAAGAAGGGATGCAAGTTGAACGAGGcctgccagcagcagcagttcaaTCGCACCATCGAGGACATTGAGCTCTGGCTGAGCGAGATTGAGGGCCAGCTGCTGTCGGAGGATCACGGCAAGGACCTAACCTCTGTGCAGAATCTCCAGAAGAAGCACGCCCTCCTCGAGGCCGATGTCATGGCTCATCAGGATCGCATAGAAAGCATCAAGGTGGCTGCCAATAAGTTTATCGAATCCGGGCACTTTGATGCAGACAACATCCGCAACAAGGAGGGCAACCTGTCGGCCCGCTATGCTGCCCTCGCCGCGCCCATGAGTGAGCGCAAGCAGCATTTGTCGGACTCGCTGCACGTGCAGCAGCTGTTCCGTGACCTGGAGGACGAGGCGGCCTGGATAAGGGAGAAGGAGCCCATCGCCGCCTCAACCAATCGGGGACGCGATCTGATTGGAGTGCAGAACCTGATCAAGAAGCATCAGGCCGTGCTCGCGGAGATCAACAACCACGAGGCCAGGCTGCTGAATGTTATCAGTTCGGGCGATAATATGCTGAAAGATCAGCCGTTCGCCAGCGACGACATCCGGCAGCGATTGGAGGCCCTGCAGGAGCAGtggaacaacctcaaggagagGTCCAATCAGCGCAAGCAGGATCTCGATGACTCGCTGCAGGCCCATCAATACTTTGCGGATGCCAACGAGGCCGAGTCGTGGATGCGCGAGAAGGAGCCGATCGCCACCGGCAGCGATTACGGCAAGGATGAGGACTCTTCGGAGGCGCTGCTGAAGAAACACGAGGCGCTTGTCTCCGATCTGGAGGCCTTCGGCAACACCATCCAGGCCCTGCAGGAGCAGGCCAAGAACTGCCGCCAGCAGGAGACACCCGTGGTGGATATCACTGGCAAAGAGTGCGTCGTGGCCCTCTACGACTACACGGAGAAGTCACCCCGCGAGGTGTCCATGAAGAAGGGCGATGTCCTCACTCTCCTGAACTCAAACAACAAGGACTGGTGGAAGGTGGAGGTCAACGATCGACAGGGCTTCGTCCCAGCTGCATACATCAAGAAGATCGAGGCCGGGCTCAGTGCCTCGCAGCAGAACCTTGTGGACAATCATTCGATTGCCAAGCGCCAGAACCAGATCAACTCGCAGTACGACAATCTGCTGGCCCTGGCTCGCGAGCGCCAGAACAAGCTGAACGAGACGGTGAAGGCGTACGTGCTGGTGCGCGAGGCTGCCGATCTGGCCCAGTGGATCCGCGACAAGGAGAACCATGCCCAGATCGCAGATGTGGTCGGTGAGGATCtggaggaggtggaggtgcTACAGAAGAAGTTCGACGACTTCAATGACGACCTGAAGGCCAACGAAGTGCGTCTGGCCAACATGAACGAAATCGCCGTCCAATTGACGTCGCTAGGACAGACGGAGGCCGCCCTCAAGATCCAGACCCAGATGCAGGACCTAAACGAGAAGTGGAACAACCTGCAGACGCTCACCACCGAAAAGGCCAGCCAGCTGGGCTCCGCCCACGAGGTGCAGCGCTTCCATCGCGACATTGACGAGACCAAGGACTGGATCGCCGAGAAGGCCAATGCCCTGAACAATGACGATCTGGGCAAGGATCTGCGCAGCGTGCAGACACTCCAGCGCAAGCACGAGGGCGTTGAGCGTGATCTCGCCGCACTGCGCGACAAGATCCGTCAGCTGGACGAGACGGCCAACCGTTTGATGCAATCTCATCCGGACACCGCCGAACAGACGTATGCCAAGCAGAAGGAGATCAACGAGATGTGGGACCAGATCATCACCAAGTCCACCGCCCGCAAGGAGAAGCTGCTCGACTCGTACGACCTGCAGCGCTTCCTCAGCGACTATCGCGATCTGCTCGCCTGGATCAACTCGATGATGAGCCTGGTCACCTCCGATGAGCTGGCCAATGATGTCACCGGCGCTGAGGCGCTCATTGAACGTCATCAG GCACAACGTGCTGAGATTGAGTTCACTCTGGGCAGCTCCGTCCCTGCAGTTAcaggcacagccacagccactgggGCTTCGACCGCAAGCATCGCATCACCCGCATCTGGCGACGAG GAACACCGAACGGAGATCGATGCTCGCGCTGGAACCTTTGGGGCCTTCGAGCAGTTTGGCAACGAGTTGCTGCAGGCCAACCATTACGCCTCGCCGGAGATCAAGGAGCAGATCGAGGATCTGGCCAAGGCCAGGGAGGATCTGGAGAAGGCCTGGACCGAGCGCCGTCTGCAGCTGGAGCAGAACTTGGATCTGCAGCTGTACATGCGCGACTGCGAGCTGGCCGAGTCCTGGATGTCGGCCCGCGAGGCCTTCCTCAATGCGGACGATGACGCCAATGCCGGCGGCAATGTGGAGGCGCTGATCAAGAAGCACGAGGACTTTGACAAGGCAATCAACGGGCACGAGCAGAAGATAGCCGCCCTACAGACGGTGGCCGATCAGTTGATCGCCCAGAACCACTACGCCTCCACTGCGGTGGACGAGAAGCGCAAGCAGGTGCTGGAGCGCTGGCGCCACCTCAAGGAAGGTCTCATCGAGAAGCGCTCCCGCCTGGGCGATGAGCAGACGCTGCAGCAGTTCTCGCGCGATGCCGACGAGATCGAGAACTGGATTGCCGAGAAGCTGCAGCTGGCCACCGAGGAGAGCTACAAGGATCCGGCCAACATCCAGTCGAAACATCAGAAGCATCAGGCCTTCGAGGCAGAGCTGGCGGCTAATGCGGATCGCATACAGAGCGTGCTGGCGATGGGCGGCAATCTGATTGACAAGAAACAGTGCAGCGGCTCGGAGGATGCGGTGCAGAAGCGGCTGACACAGATCGCCGATCAGTGGGAATACCTGACGCACAAGACGACTGAGAAGTCGCTGAAGCTGAAGGAGGCCAACAAGCAGCGCACTTATATCGCTGCTGTCAAGGATTTGGACTTCTGGTTGGGCGAAGTCGAGAGTCTGTTGACCACTGAGGATTCTGGTAAGGATTTGGCCTCTGTCCAAAACCTCATGAAGAAGCATCAGTTGGTCGAGGCGGATATCGTGGCGCACGAAGACCGCATCAAGGACATGAACAACCAGGCCGATTCCTTGGTCGAGAGCGGTCAGTTTGACACTGCTGGCATCCAGGAGAAGCGTCAGAGCATCAATGAGCGATACGAGCGCATTTGCAACTTGGCCGCCCACCGTCAGGCCCGCCTCAACGAGGCTCTCACCCTGCACCAATTCTTCCGCGACATTGCCGACGAGGAGAGCTGGATTAAGGAAAAGAAGCTGCTCGTCGGCTCCGATGACTACGGTCGCGATTTGACCGGTGTCCAGAACCTCAAGAAGAAGCACAAGCGTCTCGAGGCCGAGCTGGCGAGCCACGAGCCAGCTATCCAGGCTGTCCAAGAGGCCGGCGAGAAGCTGATGGACGTCTCCAATTTGGGAGTTCCCGAAATCGAGCAGCGTCTGAAGGCCCTCAATCAGGCCTGGGCCGAGCTCAAGAATCTGGCTGCCACGCGTGGCCAGAAGCTCGATGAGTCGCTGACCTATCAGCAGTTCTTGGCCCAGgtcgaggaggaggaggcctgGATCACcgagaagcagcagctgctcTCCGTGGAGGACTACGGTGACTCTATGGCCGCTGTTCAGGGTCTGCTGAAGAAGCACGATGCCTTTGAGACGGACTTCACGGCGCACAAGGACCGCTGCTCGCTGATCTGCGACCAGGGCAGCGAGCTGGTGGAGGCCAAAAACCACCACGGTGACTCCATTGCCCAGCGCTGCCAGCAGCTGCGCAACAAGCTGGAGAACCTCAATGCCCTGGCTGCCCGTCGCAAGGGAGCCCTGCTGGACAACTCCGCCTATCTGCAGTTCATGTGGAAGGCCGATGTGGTTGAGAGCTGGATTGATGACAAGGAGAACTATGTGCGCTCCGATGAGTTTGGACGTGATCTGTCCACGGTGCAAACGCTGTTGACCAAACAAGAGACATTCGACGCAG GTCTCAATGCCTTCGAACAGGAGGGCATCCACAACATCACGGCACTGAAGGACCAACTGATCAATGCTAGTCACGCCCAATCGCCGGCCATACTGAAGCGTCACGGGGATGTGATCGCCCGCTGGCAGAGTCTGCGCGACGCCTCCGATACGCGCAAGCAGCGGCTGTTGGCCATGCAGGAGCAGTTCCGCCAAATCGAGGAACTCTACTTGACATTTGCCAAGAAAGCTTCGGCCTTCAATTCTTGGTTCGAAAATGCCGAAGAGGATCTCACAGATCCTGTTCGCTGCAATTCGATCGAAGAAATACGCGCGTTGCGCGACGCCCACGCACAATTCCAAGCGTCTCTGTCCTCGGCCGAAGCTGACTTTAAGGCATTGGCAGCACTCGACCAGAAGATCAAGAGCTTTAATGTTGGACCGAATCCATACACTTGGTTCACCATGGAAGCTCTTGAGGAGACCTGGCGTAATCTGCAAAAGATCATAGAGGAACGCGATGGGGAACTTGCCAAGGAGGCCAAGCGCCAGGAGGAGAACGACAAGCTGCGCAAGGAGTTTGCCAAGCATGCCAATCTCTTCCACCAATGGCTGACAGAAACAAG